In Brassica napus cultivar Da-Ae chromosome C2, Da-Ae, whole genome shotgun sequence, the sequence GCACACTGTTTAACCTGTTTAACTGGCAgtgacaaaaaagaaaagaaaaaacctgTTTAACTGGATTTATATGCAGTGTCCAACACAGACTAAgaaaatagctttttttttgtaactattttatccttatgaagcatgagGTTATCCCCGACAATGAAGATCTACTACTTTGTTCTTTATCAAGACCGAGCATTTTAGCTCTCATTAGCAGTTGATTGTCCTTGATTAACTCTCAACAACAATCCTATCTCCAAAAGGTCTTTAGGACAAAGAGCGTCAAAGATACAACTACGAAAGTTAGCAACtacataattatttgtttttaaccaaaaaagtATTATAAACGGTCTACATCTTTTGGGAGTATATAAATGAACTTCTCTTTGAGATTTTCTATTTCTTGACGATATTGAGATCGATGTGTACATACGCAAGAGAAGCCACAAAGACGAAGAAGAAAGCCGATACAAGCATGAACGGTTCCGCAAGCATGTATATTGGTTTGAACGTATAATACACCTGCCAAAGCCATCACATTAACATTAATCAGTTGGTTTGTTCATCATCATTGATGTAATCTAGGCTAGTACAGAAGCTAAGGTTAAAGTGTAAACTTTACCTGGAAGGGTACGTTGTGAGTGGGAACTACATTATCCTTTTGCAACACAACCACGGTTCTTCCCACGATGTCAAGGTATGAGTATTTGACCTGACACACAGAACCATATTAGATACATGTTTATAGTTTGCAAATGCAGTTCATGTATCTGTGCGGCTGACCTGTAAGTCTTGATTGACTGTGAAGGGCAAAACAGCAGAAGGGTCCTTTGATCCTTCAGGAAGCACGACCTGAGACAGAATCTTCCTGTGTTAGCGAGTGATTGCTAACAACAGAGCTTGGATAAATGATAAATATTGGTAGAAACCCACTTTGATAGTCAACTTGTTAACTATAGTTTCAACGAGCGGGCAGCCAAAGGTAAAGTTCAAGTAACGTCTGCCATCTGGTGCTTCAAAGAGGTAGTCTTCCAATGGAACTCGATAGCCGATGATAAATGTTGCTCTCCACCCTCCAAATAACGGGTATCGCGGTTCAAATTCAAGTTCTGACTGCAAAGACCAACATTTAGGTAGAAAGTGTGAGATATACGCTGCTAACCACCATTTGAATTTGATGTAACACACATGGTTGGATCAAGGGAAGAAGAtaaccaatgtttttaaaaccaCATGGTTGGACCATGAACCAGTCACGTAACCCGGTTGGGTCTAATAACTGGTTCGACCATGAACGTAGCCGGATTATATCTCAAAACAGATAAAGGGTTTTCTCTCAATGTTTGCAATTTAACCCACAAGCCAATCCATAAAATAAACCATCTGTGTATCGATGACGTGACAACCATTTACTTTTTAACAGAAATCAAAATTATGTCGTTTTGATACTAAGCATTAAACTAAAAAATTGAATCCTAAAGGATCTGAACCACGAAACAAGCTACCTAACCATTATGCCAATCAGACATAAACGAAAACGTATCTACACTCTGCTTTCCATTAAAACATCATCTTTTTTCAATTTAATGTCATTTTCAACCAAAAACTTTGCTAAACAGCCCATCATAGACATAAACTTTGCTAGAAACCGAGTTCTCATACGTTAACCCTCTAATCCCTCTCACTTCAATCCCATACTCCTCTCCATAGCAAGATTCCCACCTTTCAGCATCTGATGCTTGTCTTTCCCACGATGTCATGTATAAATAATCGCATCTCCTCAAACCCACACTAGTAGCAATGGACTACGACTCTCATGACAAAATCATTCCCAACTTGTGTATGTCCATGCAAACCTATAATGCACAACTCAATCCTGTAAAAGAAAATATCTCTAACTTGCACACCAGGAATCGAACACACAATGCATTTGTCGTGATTCAGCCACAAGGAACATTCATTCGTCATCGACCCAGGTTTACTACTATCTAGCTTTTCTCTTGTATTCTCAATATCAAGAAGATCCTAAGAGAATCGTAGAACATCCTTGTCTTCCTCACAACTTCTCGGAATTGTCTTCCTCCTTCAAGGCTAAGATCAATGAACACAAGCTCCGAAGAGCGTTTAGGCATCCACTTAACAAAGGACGGTGAAGGGTCGTGGAGAGAGTAACTATCTGGAATCAGCTCTTTTTCCTCCAAAATCGGTACTATCGCGTTGGTTCGAGAATCGAGGACCGTGGCGTTGTGATGAGCGGGAAGTCCATGCGGCATTGCCGAACTCCCTCTATACTTTAGGTTCGAGGGGAGGATAATTAGAGCTCTCTTGGACAAGGGTTTTGAAATAGAAGAGGAGATCAAAACTGGAGCTTGTGGGTCGTGATCAATGTCTTGAAGAGGATCAATGTGGTGTTTTTTTGCAAGCCCGAGCCAGAACTGATCTCGACCCACAAGCTCCAATTTCACTCTACTCTATCTTTAATTTCAAAACCCAAGTCCAAGCGAGCTCCGGTTATCCTCCCCTCGAACCTAATGTGTACAAGGAGTTCCAGAAATGTCGTAGGGACTTCCCACTCAACACAACGCCTCAAACGGCGGATTACGTCACAGTCCTCAATTCTCGAACCAGCACCATCGTACTGGTTTTGGAGGAAGAAGAGCCGATTCCAGTTAGTTACTCTCTCGACGACCCTTCAACATCCCTCATTAAGCGAAAGCAGATGCTTGAATGCTCTTCGGAGCTTGTGAGGATCACTAATTTTAGTCCTGAAGGAGAGAGACAGTTATGAGAAGTTGTGAGGAAGACGAGGATGATCTACGATTCTCTTAGGATCTTCTTGATATTCAGAAAAATACAAGAGAAAAGCCGGATAGTAGTAAAGTTGGGTCGTCGACGATGAATGTTCCTTGAGGCTGAATCGTGACAAACGCATCGAGGATTCAATTACTGGTGTGCAAGTTAGagatattttcttttacatGATTGAGTGGTGCATTATAGGTTTGCATGGACAGACACAAGCTGGAATTAATTTTGTCACTGGGAGTTGTAGCCCTAATGGGAGCCCTTTGCTACTAGTGTGGTTATTTCATGTGGGTATGAGGATAACGGTGGTCGAGAAGAAGTGATTATTTATACTAAACATGGTGCGAAAGAGGAGTATCAAAAGCTGAAAATTGGGAATCTcactatggagaggattatgcAATATCAGATTGAAGGAGAGTGATTAGAAAGTTAACGTATGAGAACTCGTTCCTAGAAAATTTTATGTCCATTATGGGTGTTTAGCAAAGTTTTTGGTTGAAAACGACATTAAAATGAAAAAGGTGATGTTAAATGGAAtgtagaatatatatatgttttcttttattcgATAAACGAATATGTCCGATTGGCGTAATGGTTATGTAGCTTGTTAACTTGTTTCGTGGTGCAAGGTTCAAATCTCTTAGGATTTAATCATTTAAGTTAACGCTTAGTATAAAAATGATGTAGTTTTGATTTCATTTAAAAAGTAAATGGTTGTCACGTTATCAATACACGAATGATTTAATATTGCGGTTTGACTGACACTTGGTGGATTGACTTGTGAGTTTTTGATTTAGTGggttaaaatgcaaaaaaaaaaaaacatttgaggtttttttttgcagaaaaccatagataaaaaccattaaaactatcaaaaaaTCAGTAAACCAAccatatgaacaaaaaaatagtttatatttgatatttatctatattttaattatgtattatatttactaatactatattaattataaatttatatattaaaaatatactgaaCCAAGTTATTGAACCATGTTCGACCCGGTCAAACCATATTGAACAATGATCCAAATAAttgtccggttttaaaaacatcgAGGATAACCAAACCATACCTTCTTAAAGCCAGTACGCAAATGTGAAGTTGAGATGTTTCCAATGTCATCCCTGTAGTAAACAGAGTTAACTTTGGGAGGAAGTACTGCAAGGAGCGCATTGAATGAGGATGAACCACTGATGGAACGTCTAGATTGATAGTCAACCCTGTCCAAAACTCAAAACGTCAGAAACCCAATTCAGGAGAATGTCTTACGTATGAATACAACAAGCCATTAGGCCCATTACATACCTTGAGAAGACACCCTTATGACGAGCTCCCCCATGAGTCAACCTGTAATTCTCCGTTATCTGAAGGCTACCCCAGTGCGAAATCTCAATCTCACGCACAAGCTCCTCAACAACAGCAAACGGACTGTTATTCTCAAAGTGAACGATCACAGGTGCGTAGGAGTACGAAGCACGATCCTCATACGGTCCATATTTGATCTCTTTTCCAGCTCGGTTAGCAGGGTCGACGCTAGTGAAAGACTCTACTCTAGCACTAGGAGTCTTGAAAAAAGTCGTCTGTTGCTTAATATGATAAGGTGAGAGTATCACTGCACTGTCCCGGTAGTAAACCAGCTGAGATTCTGACTGGGCTATCTCTGATGGGAAAGGCTCCAGGGAATGAGTCAGTATGTATAGCACCTCGAGTGTAACGGTTTCGCCCAGGGTTAAGGGGGTGGCAAAGGAAACAAGGAAGTATCCGGTGTCGTTTGGTGCGTCAGGTTGTTCGGTTGGTTTGACATCTAGAGGCAAGtaggttttcttcttcttcttgcctgTAATTGCCATGGCTTGGACCATAGACAAATGCTTGATCTGGGTAGGTGGGAAAGCAAGAAGCATATCTGCCGCAGGATCTTTCCCAATATTTTCCACCTAAATAAAGAATTCAGATAAGAAACAAACAAATCCAGAAAAGGGTTACAATTTCCAGAGCTAAAGTTCCAACCTTTTAGTGTATTATTATCAAGAAAGGAATAAGCTTCGAAGAGAGATACCTTAAGGGTCAAGAAGGCCTTCACGATATGTGAGCTTAAATCGATCTGCAAACAAAAACACCAACACAAAGGGGAAATTACACGCACAACTGATGAAATTCTACACGGAAAGAGTCGCATTATCTATCTATCAACGTACTTCAAATCTGATGCCTAAAATTAATAAACGAATCGCACAGTACTTCTACAAACCAATCGTACTAAATAGATCGGAGAATCGGTAACGCTCAACAGAAGCTTCATCAACTTGAGGTTGCGCAAGAAGTAGAAACGGATACGTTAAGGAAAGCAGAGAGATTTTATGAGTTATGTTACGGAAGAGAGATAGATAGATACCCTTCGCTCGGCATTTACGATCTGGAGATCCTGAGCGGACGAAAACGATAAGAATAGAGCTACAGCTACGGAGAAGATCCAGATACGAGCAGCCATTTCGTCACTGCGCTAAGAAGAAAACTCATTAAACCAAAGAACTCGGAGAATGGGAAATTGATAGGATTTGGAAGATCGGAGAGAGGATGGGATTACAGACCGATGAAGAGAGAAACAGCTAGATCTCGACGGCCGGCGAAGCGAGGAGAAGGAGGAACGATGATCCGGTTAACTACAAAGTGTCTCACGATTTATGGATGAGTAACgagttctctcttcttcctcgtaACCGAAATGACATGAATCAATgtcgttttatattttaaaagataatggGCCTTAAACTAGGCGTGGGCGGTTGGGTACAAATTCTAACTTTTATATTCAGATCTCAGGCCTAATTGCTATTGGTGGGCTTTCAACTAATACAAGCCCATTTATAAGGTATaaagcatttaaaaaaaaaaaaaaaacactttgccCGTTTGCCGCCATTCGCATCTGCTCAACCTAACTAACTTGTTTCATCcccaatattttaattttattttatttttccgtCTGTAACATCTGGAATGGCGATCGATTGCCTCGTACTCGGTAACAACACTTTCTTTTCTTCCCTTCTTCAAAGTTTCACGATTGGGTAATAAGAGTATCAACACTATCCTCCATGCGAGTGTTTTCAGGTGCTGGGCAGGAGATAGGAAAGAGCTGTGTAGTAGTAACGATCAATGGCAAAAAGATAATGTTCGATTGTGGGATGCACATGGGCTGCGACGATCACAACCGATACCCAGATttctctatcctctccaattccgGTGATTTCGATAGCACCATCTCCTGTGTCATCATCACTCACTTGTATTCATTCATCTCTAAACCCCTCCTTAAAGTTGTCTCCTTTATTTCTATGAATGAAATCGTGTGGGTTCTAATTGTGAGTTTATAATAGTCATATGGATCATGTTGGAGCGCTTCCTTACTTCACGGAGGTCTGTGGGTACAATGGTCCTGTTTACATGTCGGTGAGTTTTTATTGTACtcaaggtgttcgatgaaatgtctgagcgagttgttgtttttttttacttgtttgTCTCTTTTGTAGTATCCCACGAAGGCTTTGTCTCCGTTGATGCTTGAGGACTATAGGAGGATTATGGTGGATAGAAGAGGCGAGGAGGAGCTTTTCACTTCGGCCCATATCGCTAGTTGCATGAACAAAGGTGCTTGATCATTGGATTCGATCTTTATCTTGGTGAATGTGTGACTTGCTTGCAGTGTCTATAACTtggcttccttttttttttttgcatttttgttaGTAATTCCATTGGACTTGAAGCAGACGATTCAAGTTGATGAAGACCTTCAAATCCGTGCCTATTATGCAGGGCATGTAAGAAACTCATGTCCAGAGCTACTTTGGACTTTAAGTTTCTTATTCTGTGTTTCTTAGAGTTTCTCTTGTGATTGTTGTCATTAGGTACTTGGAGCAGTGATGGTGTATGCAAAGGTGGGAGATGCGGCGATTGTGTACACCGGAGATTACAATATGACTACAGATAGACATCTTGGAGCAGCGAAAATCGACAGGCTCCAGTTGGATCTTCTCATATCAGAGTATGGAAAACTATTTCAATCTTGTTCAGTGGTGTGATTACGAGCCTTCCCTTTCATAAAActgtatttgattttttttttttaactgttgTTTTAGGTCTACATATGCAACTACCACTCGCGGCTCAAAATATCCCAGGGAGAGAGAGTTTCTTCAAGCTGTAAGTCTGCTTGATGATATCATTGTTGTCTTGTTCCTTCATCAATGTACTAAAGTACCCATTTAGGAGGCTTCGTCTTTCGTTTTGTTAATTGTCTGATATCTGAGATAAAAATCTTCCAGGTTCATAAATGTGTTGCTGGCGGAGGGAAAGCTCTGATTCCTTCATTTGCTCTTGGAAGGGCTCAGGTATGTCTTCTTACAGTAATGGCGCTCTGTGATAGCTTTATCCCTTTCTTAGAACTAAAAGGGCCTGCGTTTCCTTGTTCAGGAACTATGCATGCTGCTCGATGATTACTGGGAACGCATGAATATAAAGGTTCCAATTTACTTCTCGTCAGGTCTGTCAAATCACCACCATTCCTGATGTGAAATCAAGTCTGCAGATTTATCCATCTTCTGAGAATTGTTGAACTTGTGTGTTTTTTCAGGTTTGACCATCCAAGCAAACATGTATTACAAAATGCTCATAAGCTGGACAAGCCAGAACGTCAAAGAAAAGCATGTTACGCATAACCCATTTGATTTTAAGAATGGTATGCTGATTAACCTGGAACGTTGAAAAACGCATTGATAAAAAGAATTTAGACTATCAAAACTTTGGAATCTAGTTGTTCTTTCATAGTTCTTATAAAATACCTCAGTGCTTTGTCTTTGCTCGCTTTGTAACTGATACCTTCATACTCTGCAGTTAAAGATTTCGATCGATCTCTTATACATGCTCCTGGGCCATGTGTTCTCTTTGCCACACCCGGTATGCTCTGTGCCGGATTCTCACTAGAAGTGTTCAAGCATTGGGCTCCTTCACCGCTAAATCTCGTTGCCCTGCCCGGGTATTTAACCTAAACTGTTCCCCTTTCTTAGCATTTCATGTTATTTTCTTAGCATCTAAGGCACACTTGTATCTCATTTCTTCCCTACAGTTACTCTGTGGCTGGTACTGTTGGTCACAAACTGATGTCTGGTAAACCAACAACGGTTGATCTCTACAATGGCACCAAGGTTGATGTCCGTTGCAAGGTTTGTCTGCTCTTTCTTCCTAAATCTTATTCAAACAGTAGACCACAAATTAAAAGTCTTGATGTTATTTTTTATCAGATACATCAAGTGGCTTTCAGTCCTCACACAGATGCAAAAGGAATAATGGATCTCACAAAGTTTCTTTCCCCAAAGAACATTGTACTCGTGCACGGAGAAAAACCCAGCATGATGTCTCTCAAGGACAAGATAACCTCAGAGCTTGACATCCCCTGTTTCGTCCCTGCCAATGGCGAAACGGTTTCAGTCGCTTCGACCACTTTTGTAAAAGCAAACGCTTCTGATATGTTTCTTAAAATCTGCTCTAACCCAAACTTCAGATTCTCAAACTCCTCTACTCAGCTCCGTGTTACGGACCAGAGAACCGCAGATGGGGTTTTGGTAATAGAGAAGAGCAAAAAGGCAAAGATTGTTCACCAAGATGAAGTCTCTGAGGTGTTACATGAGAAAGACCATGTGGTCTCTTTGGCTTATTGTTGTCCTGTCAAAGTTAAGGGAGAATCAGATGATGTTGGTCTGATCAAACAGTTGTCGGAAAAGATCTCGGAGACAGTGTCTTGTGCTGATGAGATCCATGAATCTGAGACCTGTTTGCAGGTTGGATCTTTCAAGGGTTCTTTGTGTCTGAAAGAGGAGTGTGTGCATAGAAGAGGGATAAGTAGTAGCTGTAGTGAAGTTAAGTTCTTGTGTTGCAACTGGTCTGTTGCAGATTTAGAGCTTGGTTGGGGAATCATCAATGCTATGAAACAAAATCTCTGAGAAGTGTTCAATTTTGTTATGTAAAACGgactattttaattatttaataatatgtaaaacagCTACTGTACATTTGCTTTCTGGAAGGTATTTGGATCCAATGAGTCATGACCAAAGTGGTTATGTTAGTTTTTAACTGATACGTCAATGGTTTAACCACACACACATGGAGATGGCAATTGGGCTTTCCCGTCCCGTCCCAAACCGCAGCGGGTTCATCTTCAAGCGGCTCACGGTGGGCCTGTTCCGCGCGGGCTGCAGTCCTCAGAAAGGCTGACCAAACCCAATATTAGTAAGTCTTCGCGGGTCGGCCCGCGGGACGTCTTATCTTAAGCTGTCTGCTACTGCTTCCTTCAAGACCAAACTGCATACAAACACGATCAGTGCTGAGTTTCAAGAGAATGAAGTCTATGCCATTGATATTGTGGCAATCAGTGGTGATGGCAAGGTATAATTGTCTTCGATAAAGTGTATTCTACATCTAGTGCGTTTTTGAATTGGCAATAAGTCTATAACCCTCATCTGACTTTGATAAGTGTATTCTACATTTAGTGCGTTTTTGAATTATGTGGTTTAGTTTTCACATAGCCAAGGGAGAGGTCAAGGAATTATAGCTCTAAGTTTCTACCTCTTTCAACAATTacaagtttttaaattatgtgtcCAGTGTCCCAAACGATTACAAGTTTCCCACGCACGTTAGCTTCAATCATAGCTCTAACTCTTACAAGACCATGCACTACATAACTCTTTAAACCCTTGACGAATCTCCACTTTCTACAGTACTACTCTCAATGTCATTCTAGCCGAGAATCCATGTTCTTTCCCTAAGCATTATATCGACAGTAAAGAGCAAAAAAAACCCACAaatcttatttcttttcttaGGTGAGTACACAGATGTTTGATCTAAACTCAAAAGACCACTTGTTCATGAATCGTAACTCAAAAgatgagaaagaagatgaaggGGAGAAGAAGACAATACCTTGATCAAATGAAAAGATGAATAAGATGCATGAAGCGAATGGAAAGAAGGAAATGAGTTGTTGTGATGGATCAAAGAATAAGAGATGTCTGGAGGAGTTATCGGCTCTTGAATCTCCATTTTTTCCTGTTTCTTTTGCCTTTCATCAGTTAAAGAGACGAAGTGAATAATTGTTTCGGATCCAGTGGGACGTCCCGCAAAACCCGCTTTGGCCCAACCCGCTGAAAACCAATCCCTTAGCAACCCGTCCTGCGAGTCCCGCAAATTTGCGGGCCTACAAATACAAGGTCCAATCCCGCCCCACTACAAACCTTTGCGGGCCAGGCCCACGGTCCAAGTCCAACATTGCCATCTCTACACACACATAATTGTTTTTTAGCAGAGCCTCAGGACGAGTGGGGGATAACAAGAAGCACGCTGTAATCAAAGAAGTAACCAACTTCAATTTTGAAGGATAAAAAAGGCATACAAATGTTGGAATTCAATTGAGTAGGCTTGTGTGATTCTCTTACCTTGAAGCATTCTTATGTAATCCAAACGCAACATTCACTGAACAtgtacaaaaactaaatgtttactTCTTCTCTACACATCATCAACAGAAAAGTTTTCTCTACACAACTCGGTTTTGGATTTTTGTAGATGAAATTattttgtgttcaaaaaaagaagatggatctattttaatatgagaattcggccaaaaaaaacctcaactttgcacgaattgccaaaataaacataaacttttgggctgacaaaaaaaacaccaaactttcattgactttagaattaattaacaatgttttcgctgacttgccaatttagcacgccgtcaacaaatttaacagaaatatttgacgtcgtttattgttggcgttaagtgaaacgacgtcgttttacatgatttg encodes:
- the LOC106432926 gene encoding cleavage and polyadenylation specificity factor subunit 3-II isoform X2, which translates into the protein MAIDCLVLGAGQEIGKSCVVVTINGKKIMFDCGMHMGCDDHNRYPDFSILSNSGDFDSTISCVIITHFHMDHVGALPYFTEYPTKALSPLMLEDYRRIMVDRRGEEELFTSAHIASCMNKVIPLDLKQTIQVDEDLQIRAYYAGHVLGAVMVYAKVGDAAIVYTGDYNMTTDRHLGAAKIDRLQLDLLISESTYATTTRGSKYPREREFLQAVHKCVAGGGKALIPSFALGRAQELCMLLDDYWERMNIKVPIYFSSGLTIQANMYYKMLISWTSQNVKEKHVTHNPFDFKNVKDFDRSLIHAPGPCVLFATPGMLCAGFSLEVFKHWAPSPLNLVALPGYSVAGTVGHKLMSGKPTTVDLYNGTKVDVRCKIHQVAFSPHTDAKGIMDLTKFLSPKNIVLVHGEKPSMMSLKDKITSELDIPCFVPANGETVSVASTTFVKANASDMFLKICSNPNFRFSNSSTQLRVTDQRTADGVLVIEKSKKAKIVHQDEVSEVLHEKDHVVSLAYCCPVKVKGESDDVGLIKQLSEKISETVSCADEIHESETCLQVGSFKGSLCLKEECVHRRGISSSCSEVKFLCCNWSVADLELGWGIINAMKQNL
- the LOC106432926 gene encoding cleavage and polyadenylation specificity factor subunit 3-II isoform X1, with product MAIDCLVLGAGQEIGKSCVVVTINGKKIMFDCGMHMGCDDHNRYPDFSILSNSGDFDSTISCVIITHFHMDHVGALPYFTEVCGYNGPVYMSYPTKALSPLMLEDYRRIMVDRRGEEELFTSAHIASCMNKVIPLDLKQTIQVDEDLQIRAYYAGHVLGAVMVYAKVGDAAIVYTGDYNMTTDRHLGAAKIDRLQLDLLISESTYATTTRGSKYPREREFLQAVHKCVAGGGKALIPSFALGRAQELCMLLDDYWERMNIKVPIYFSSGLTIQANMYYKMLISWTSQNVKEKHVTHNPFDFKNVKDFDRSLIHAPGPCVLFATPGMLCAGFSLEVFKHWAPSPLNLVALPGYSVAGTVGHKLMSGKPTTVDLYNGTKVDVRCKIHQVAFSPHTDAKGIMDLTKFLSPKNIVLVHGEKPSMMSLKDKITSELDIPCFVPANGETVSVASTTFVKANASDMFLKICSNPNFRFSNSSTQLRVTDQRTADGVLVIEKSKKAKIVHQDEVSEVLHEKDHVVSLAYCCPVKVKGESDDVGLIKQLSEKISETVSCADEIHESETCLQVGSFKGSLCLKEECVHRRGISSSCSEVKFLCCNWSVADLELGWGIINAMKQNL
- the LOC106432943 gene encoding dolichyl-diphosphooligosaccharide--protein glycosyltransferase subunit 1B; protein product: MAARIWIFSVAVALFLSFSSAQDLQIVNAERRIDLSSHIVKAFLTLKVENIGKDPAADMLLAFPPTQIKHLSMVQAMAITGKKKKKTYLPLDVKPTEQPDAPNDTGYFLVSFATPLTLGETVTLEVLYILTHSLEPFPSEIAQSESQLVYYRDSAVILSPYHIKQQTTFFKTPSARVESFTSVDPANRAGKEIKYGPYEDRASYSYAPVIVHFENNSPFAVVEELVREIEISHWGSLQITENYRLTHGGARHKGVFSRVDYQSRRSISGSSSFNALLAVLPPKVNSVYYRDDIGNISTSHLRTGFKKSELEFEPRYPLFGGWRATFIIGYRVPLEDYLFEAPDGRRYLNFTFGCPLVETIVNKLTIKVVLPEGSKDPSAVLPFTVNQDLQVKYSYLDIVGRTVVVLQKDNVVPTHNVPFQVYYTFKPIYMLAEPFMLVSAFFFVFVASLAYVHIDLNIVKK